cagctctccaggcAGCAGTAGGGGCCTCTCAGGGCCCTTCACAGtcatcttcagctgcttttATGAATATTCTGAACAACCTGACACGGCATTGCCACCTCTGGAAGTACCTGAATTCAAAGTTTAAGCTTTATTTTCTAATATGTAAGTAAATATCCTGAAGAATCTATAGTCTGAGCAGCCCCTCCAAGAGCAGATGAAAAGGTACCTGACCCATTGGTACCTCAGGAGTGTGGATATTCACAATTTTACTTTCCATATGGTAGAAGTACTAAGTTACAACTAGTACCTGATACCTGAAGTGTGTAAGTAGAACTGCCAGCACTACTACATGGAGCAAGATCTAAGTCAGCTGCTGTCTGGAGTGCCtgtccagccctctgagcaggACTGACACTTTCAACTACTGAACCTTTATGTAAAGGTACTGAAAACACTCTTCACAGGAGAATTGAACATTGAAAGCACAGGATATGCCAgtattctctttttctgtaacACTGAACTAGTGAAGCTAGAAAAGCCAGGAGTTCTGCAGGCCCTTTGTGGCTAACAGTGGATGATctgacctgcagcagctcagccttccTCACTTCATTGTCTTCCTGCCCATTCCACCCCAACTCTGCCTTGTGCAGGTTCTTTGCACTCATCTAAatgcacacattttttttctcctgtaaatGGTATAAATACCAACAACCATTCTCCTTGTCTGAAATTCTTGTACCCCTGCTACAGCTTCTTGGGGAAAATTCAGGCAGGGTGGCTGATATTTTTGTACTGACAGTGTGAGTATGGGCAATGTTAATTAATTGTAAAATAAGCCTTTAAGCTTTAAGCTTATTATAGTAGCATAGAGGGCTAATGTAGCACATTGCCACTGAAGGAAAGGCAGTATGATTGTCTAGGCTTTATAAAAATAGTGCTACTCTAAcatgataaaatatatttaattttaattgaacTTGAGGTAAGCCCATCAGTGAATGTtacttttaaatattccttAAATCCAGTAGCATTGCAATCTTTCGACCAGGAATAGGCTCTCTTTGAGACTGAGCCTATCCATCTTAGTTGCTCCTTAGAGGAAAAATGTGTAACTTTACATAACTTCTGAATTCCAAGTAATTTAATTCACACTATTATTTATCCCATCTTACTCCATGGAGGAGACACCTTAATTACCACCATCTCTTCAATTCTGACTGCCCCAGGTTAAATCTGTGCAGGCAGGGCCTGCCTGAAGCCCACCCAAAGCCcatctccctccctgcaggtggagcagcagcagctgcagtcagGCTGCAGGGCTTGGGCCATGCACCTGCACTGAACAGGTTCTCTTGGAGACTGAGCCTATGCagtccagtgtccccaggcagaaTTTGGGAGTGCCAGGAATCCTGCACATCACAACATCACCTGTGTTGGCACACAGTAAGAGAAGGTTGTCTCTGAGTGTTAGAAGGGCTCTGAGGAAGCACAGCTGCCAATCCACAGGGTGAGCTCAGGTACCAAATCACCGAGACTTGCTCAGACACAGGCTCGGTGTGAATTGTAACAGGGCAGACATTCAGGGAGGCTCAGGATcacatcctgctctgccttggTCTGCTTGAGGCAGCCGTGCATGGCCAACGTCAGCATCACCATGCAGCTACTACAGAAAACACATTCCAAGTGACAACACAGAAAACAGCTCAAGAAGCATGGAAATAAGGCACTTAGGTGAGACAGGAACAGGCTGGCTCCCTGTgagcccaggctggctcagagctccctgctgcagagggataACAGTACCATGCAtgaggaggcagctgctgcaggcagccccgCTGCCCACACAGACCCCTAAGGCAGCATCTGCACAAGGAAGCACAGCAGGACCTCACTGCTCTAAATACTGTGCTCTGAGTGGCAGAAATACAACTTTGGTCCATTACCACCCCTAAAACACTCAtttcacagagcagcagctttaaGCAAAGTTAATTCTACACAACGCGCGTACCCTGAGACGAGTACAATGAAATACTGACAAAAATCAAGtctagaggaaaaaagggaaaggtaTGATGGACTGCTTAAATTAATTTGCCTACAAATGCTTGTTTCTAGCTTTTCTGGAGTAACAAATCCAATGTTTCACAATTATTGTTTAAATGAATCCAGTATGAAGTACAATATAGTGGAGTTCAAGTACTATAAAGACAGGGGTTTGTTACCAGATTGTTGTCAAACAGCTGGAAATTCAGCTATTAACTTTacagcaagaacaaaaaaatccctttactCACTGCTAAAAGACCAAAACCTTCCAGCCAGGGTATGAAAATGAACATCCAAAATACAAAGAGCCACAGCACTGATCAAGTACCCAGTCAAAGACCACTTCTCTGTTGTTAGAGCTGATGGTTACTCGAAGCTTGAAGTTTCCTCCCTCGTTGCTGCAGGGTCCAAACTGCACAACTTCCATGTCAAATGTCACAGTGGAGCCAGAAGTAACAGCAGGCAGCTGatttgtcatctcttttccATTTACAAATACTGCCCCTGAAACAGTCAGCAGATCTAacaatatttctcattttctgtacATACATCTCTCTATTTTTTGCAGGCAAATAGGGAAGTAACCCTGCTACATTTGTCTTGCCACATGGACCAGGCTGCAATAACTGCTAGCAGGAATAGATCTGTGATCTCACCAAGGATTTTTAACTGCACAAGCAGCACATACATGAAAGTTGCTCATGTGTCATGTAGGGATCTAAAGAGCCCGGGGCTGTgggttttgggaaggaaaatttCTCCCTGGATCAGGAAtaatgtggccagcaggagcagggaaatcatCCTTCCCTTatactgggcactggtgagggcacacctcgagtgctgtgcccagctctggcccctcagtttggggaggatgttgagatgctcaaacacatccagaggagggcaatgaagctggagaggggctgggaacacaaaaaccctgtgaggaacaactgagggagctgggggtgctcagcctggagaaaaaggagactcaggggagaccttatcactctcgcagctcctgaaaggtgcctgtgctcagctggggctgggctctttctccaggcagcactgacagaaccagaggtcacagtctcaagctgtgccaagggaaatatgGGTTAGATATAAGGAAAAcgttttttacagaaagggtgataaagttctggaacggtctgcccagggaggtggtggagtcaccacccctgggtgtgtttaaaaggggactggatgtggcactgggtgccagggtttagtcgaggtgttggggctgggttggactctcTGATCTTTAAATTCTCCTCGCAGCAGGTGTTAGAGTGGCTCTGTGGCCCAGACTCACCGTTGGTGCTGACGCACACGGCCTGGTCCCGCTGCAGGGACTCGTCGCCGTTGCGCTGCTCCGCGCACACGCCCAGGCTGTCCCGCCGGTCCGGCTGCCCCACGGTCTCAATCCTAACAAACAAAAGGTTAAATCCAAACCTGAGACTTTAAGTCAAAACATACCATGAAATCCAGACAGTCACTCCAGACCCCTGTActgtgctccagggctctcAACATTTCACACAAACTTTTGGGGAGATCCCTGGTGAATGACAAAATTCCCACCAGCTTTCCCAAGAGCTCCACTGAGCAATACTCTATTAATCTGTACAAAATATGAAGCAAATCTTTGCTTCCTGCAAACTTCTAGTGCTATTTAATAAATTCTCCACTGTCACAGCTTAGAAATGACCTTTCAAAATGATTTCCAGTTGTCTGAAGCATACAGTATGCTCAGCTGGACCATCAGCTAGCTATACCACACTACTGGTCAGCATCATGTATAATGGCAAGACAGCTGTAGCTTCAGCAGGGATTTAATAAGCATGACTGAAATAGGTTTTTTGGACCCTGGTATATTCTGCTGTaatgggatgaggatggggtgTTGCTTTGGGGTGTATTTGGTTTGGGCTTTTGTAATAAATCAGCCTGGTGCAAACCCAGCAATGCCTAGAGGGGCATTTACATGTCTGGACTCTGCTCAGTTGTATTTACAGTTTTAGTCTGGGGAAAGAATCtctgaagaaaatgcaaacaagTTGTGCAAATGACCAGGGATTCAGTTCCCTGTGGGTCCCAGCAGAGGAGTGAGGCTGCACAGCTCATACACTGAAGGGCTGTTCTGGACTTGAGTCCCTTCTCTTGTACTGCCACCTCTCAAAGGTGCTAAATCCTGCTTTACAGAGAGCCTGAGTGACTCAGGTCTTTTCTAGAAAGTAAAGCAGTTGTTATTTTCATTGCAGCTTGAGAGAAAGAACAGACTGATCTTTGGTTGTTggcaaacaaaggaaaacttcAGCAAAACTTTCAAGAAACAGCAATTAAAGGGGACAGTGGACTGGCACACAATGGGTTAAATCTTTAGAGGCAAAGATAAAATTGGAACCATGTTTTACTTTTGCACTCCATTAGGTTTTCAGTCCCCTGAGAATGGCACTAAGAGCAATAGCCCTGCGCtgtaaagcaaaggaaaaacaattactTGAATCTCCAAGAAGCTTTTACTTTGGAAGGGATCCACCATCTTTTCCCAAAGCAACCCTAAAGGAGATTTCAAATTCCTTTTGGTGCACAACAAAAATGCTGCACAGCAAaaccttgtccctgtccctgcagcccagacaCTGGAGCTGGTGAACCCCCCCAGTTTCCATTTgccccagagcacagagagatCCATCCATGGTCCGTCCATGGGCACCACAGGCACTGCCTCAGCCTCAGCcgtcagcagagctgtgctgggctcctgaCAGagtgtgagcagcacagggcatcTGCAGGGTGAGCCCAGATCACTGTGTGCCTGCCCACAGCAAAGGAAGCTTTGGGGAGATGAAGGGGATCTCACTGTGGAGAGATGttcccttcccagggcagctccctggAGGCTGCAAGGCAACAGGAGGAGACCTGACCTAAAGCAGAGATGTTTTCCTACAGCTTGGCCAAATGCTTCACCTCAGGACAACTGCCACAGTTTATCTTTAAATGTAGACACAGAGCACTGTGTTTATCACAACTTCACTGCTCACTGACAAGCTGTGCCTGGGTGCTGAACACAGAGAACACAGAGCTGCTTGAGAATAACAACTTGTGTTCCAACAGCTGGAGGAAGTCAAGCACCAAGTACTGCATCTCCCAGCCCAAGAAAACCTCTCACACTTCCAAACAAGAAGCTACTCTTGGACCTTGGAAGAAGAACAAAACCAATTTTTGAGGTCTCCAATCTCAAGATTCGTGTCACGATAGCTCTTGTGGACACGTGCTTGTTTGAGCTCTGCCATCCTGAAACAATCAGGATGGTTATGGACTTGGAGAGAAGTCCATAACCAAAATGTgaagcaaaacattttcatatGCTAccaataaaaaagataaaaagcacTGGACTGAGAGAGAACCAAGGGAAACCTCAAGGTTCTGCCTTTAATTTCACAGGCATTGCTGAGCCAAGAGAAGTTAAATCTAGCAACAGATTTCAAATGAAAGCTTTAGATCTTTTTATCCAGCTCAGACAGGGCAACTGAATACATCCTCACACTACAACCATCTAAAGTTAACATAATCCATTATCAGGAAGGGATAAATGAAACACCATGGAATAAGTCATGAAAGTAGCATGAACAGCCCTTTTCAATTGCCTGAGGGGGCTGCCTGCTGTACAGCAAGTAGTTTTATTTAACCAGGGAAAAGATTAAACAAAGCTTCAGAGTCTCTGAGGTCTGTAATCACAACTGACATATCCACAAGGACATTCCTCATACTCTGTTAAACAGCATCATCTCAGGGATAGGATGACAGGCAGCAAAGCTGCCAAGGTTTTTAATCATGTTCTGTGTCAGATGGAAAGCTTGAAATTCACAAGATCGCTTCTCCACTCTGGATCTTCTAGTGCCAGTTTCAAGCAGTTGTCTGACCAGCACTAATTATCTCACATGTCAGAGGCATTGCTGCCAGACTGACATCCCAACAGCACATCAGTGTTTTCATGTCAAAGGCTTCAGAGCCAGTGATTAGTCTGGGAAGGAAAGCACCCCTGACCCAAGGTTAAAAGGAGCTGGAGGCAAAGCTCCACTGACTTCAGCCAGTAACAGCTGCTACAAAACATCAGGAAGTTCAACATTCCACAGATCTGCTCAGCATGAGCTATATTTTACCATCCCTCAGGAGTTCACTCACTTTTATATAAGTGCAGGTCCTACAAAAACATCAGGTGTTTTCCTACAAAGCCAGGAAGCAGAACTAAAGGAAGGTCAGATGTCACACAGAGGCACTACCTGGACTGGAGCTGAGCTGATTTACAACTCAAACGTGCCTCAGGCTCACACACAACTCAGATGTGACAGCTCACAGGGGATGCACCAGCCACCCAGAAAGGACTTGCCTGAATGTTAAAGTCTGCCCACAGAAATAGGTGGGAGCTTTGGAGTAGAGCACACCACAGGACTGAGAATCATTCCGGAGCGCTATGTTTCTTCGGCTGCTCAAGCTGTAACCCTCCAGACCAGCTGTCCattcttcaaagaaaacaaacaaaaaaagcaagaaaattgtGAACCTCAACTTGGTCCTGTCTGTGCCAAATCAAGCCAGTCCCAATGTCTACTCAGTCCACCTCATGCAGCTTAAGCTATGTTAAAAGCAGGggctggttttgcctttttcttaTGGAGagatttgtttttcaaacaaaTTGCAATTACAAAAAGTATTTTCCAGCTCAGAGTTCACCAGCAGTTCACTCTTTGCTGCAAACCCTGCCAAGTCTTATTGTAAGAAAAGGAAAGCCTTCATTACCCACTGCACTTAGGAATTTGTAAgtaaagagaaaatttaaattttcctctCTCCAAGATAAGAGCTTGTTATGAGCTGTAGTGTAGAACGTCAGGGGTAGGACGGTGGGGATGGacggagatgagagatctctgcagccagggctggaacttggggtttattgcaaaggatAAAGgatgggtgcagggccctgctggagctgcagccacagctcagagcaggcccgagaggagagagggggagagaggatgagagagtaaaagggtgagagagtgaggttcccattacaatacaataaatcatcttctgtgttgaatattctgattctcactaaccaatctagtacaagatacaaatcctatagcatttacatgcagcctataagaatcattacattaccattctgtgttacattttaaaccctaaaaactcctctttgggcccctcctgccaagctgtagggtctgctctgacccttgggcctgtctgcaagcagagggtgttgttccatcaaaaggggatcaccttcagcagccacaccattgttttccagttgttcagtaactgagggatctcaaagcttgctttcatttcaatctcgcttatagtttctatattctcaaaatcttttgccagacaatcatatttataaggctttcctgtttcattttcccCAACACTGTAGGTCATCAAGAATCCTTATGTTGTGgtgagggagaagaaaaaataatgctttccTCCTAGCTGACATGCTTTCTAAGGCTAAGGAAGCAGCAAGCCACCTGGCAAAGGctcactgagtgtccctgggcCAGGGAGGCCGGGAAtgcagagagggacagagggacagctcaGGACGTAccgtgggacacagggacagcccaggacgTACCgtgggacagacggacagcCCAGGACGTACcgtgggacagagggacagctcaGGACGTACcgtgggacagagggacagcccAGGACGTACcgtgggacagagggacagctcaGGACGTACcgtgggacagagggacagctcaggacgtactgtgggacacagggacagcccaggacgTACCgtggggcagagggacagctcAGGACGTACCGTGGGGCACCAGCGTGGTGCGGCCGGTCTGGGCCACGCTCCAGGGGCTCCACTCCTGGCGCCCGTCCCCGCGCGCGCACACGCGGAACTGGTAATCCACGTGGGGGTCCATGTGCAGCACCAGGAACTCGGGCTCCGAGCCCACGTACACGTCCTCAAAGGGGCTGCCCGGGCTCTTGCGGAACTGCAGCCGGTAATCCTGCGCCGAGAAATCTTCATCCACCTGCAGAAACGGCCCCGAGTCACACAGGGGCCTCTggctctccctcccctctgcgGGGCACAGGACAGCACCGAGGTGATCACTCACAAGGTGCCTCAGAGCAGAAAATGTGCCTTGCAGAAAGTGACATCAGTGTCTGAACCAACAGATGTATCAGAATTATCTTAGTACAGTTAGAAAATATCTAAAGAAGAAACATTTAACAGAAGGCTGTTCATTCTAGCAGAGATATAAAAAGATCCTGCAGCCAAAAGCTGAAAACAACTTTGCAGAAGAAATTCTGTGCCAGTTTTTAACAGCAAGGGAAAATTACTGCTGTCCTTCATAAACTGTTCCAGGGAATGATTTCCAGTTCTTTGATATCTCTGAGTCAAAAgatatttacacacacacccctccctcaaaaaacccccccatTATCCCCCAGGCACAACCAAATCCAGGGAactcctgcacagcacagaaaatcaggCCCCACCTGAGAGAAGTGCCTATGGTTTAACAATCTGAGTGCACATCCTTCACCACTGAAGGGTGGCCAGCAGTGAGTGGCTGTTGCTAGAACAACAAAGGTTTGTTTGATGCTGCcaaggagcacagagctgtccAAAAACAACTAAACCACATCAGACCACAGTGGTTTACTCAAAAATAGTTTTTGTGTGTTCAAGAGAAAGGCTACTGGTCTAgctaatataataatattttctttttctacccACTGCATCTCCCTAGGAACACAAAGGTGTTTAGGGGTAAAAGTGTAACAGAGCAGGTCCAGCCTCCTCCTGGGGCTGCAAAGCAAGACAGGCAGACACAAACCCAGCACCAGCCACACACCATCTTGTCTTTAAATGACACCATCACCATAAAAACCTCTTCTTAAGTTTTTAACTCCACACTGAAGTGGACTAGTCCTTGGAAGGCAGTGGAAGAAAGTGCATTGTatgttttttttagaaaaaactCAAGTCTACAGGAATTTCACACAGGATATTTTACCTACCTTACACCATCGGACTAAAATACCTCCAGGCTTTTCCACAAActcctccagctgcacaggTGGGCGGGATGCCACAGTTCCATGCctgaatatttgatttttcaatATAGTAAGGAGGCAGTCATCCAGCTGGGCAGATAAACAAGGCACGTCAACCAAGGAAGGCACTTCTGGTAAGCTGAGAAAGGAAAGTTTGCTTAATGCGAGAGGCCAGCTTCCACAAATTCAAATTTCATCCATACACTTGAATCTGTGCAGATTTGCAAAGAGAGAACAGCTGCAGAAATTGGCACGTGCACTCCAAACTTAAAAGACTCAGCAAACATTGTGTTTCAGCCCTAACCAGACTGTTTGTCAGCAAATACTCTGAAACACAGGCTGTTCTACAGGGAGTGCCTTCATCCTTCACAAATAAACAGCCTCTATTCCCACAGAGCATATGGAGGGTGAACATCCCCTCCATT
This portion of the Zonotrichia leucophrys gambelii isolate GWCS_2022_RI chromosome 18, RI_Zleu_2.0, whole genome shotgun sequence genome encodes:
- the CRLF3 gene encoding cytokine receptor-like factor 3, which encodes MRGPSGAEVLPPRPAAASSLPPRLPMEAAAEAEVRLLLQEARESIEAARSYRRELQQRLRGLHQAREQIKDSATSTRDVLEQHFSDLKGTLKKLLDERLTSLLQEVDVIEQESIKPLDECQKLIEHGVSTADDLLREGESAVDGDVGQQNEKLCNFTKKALHIQLDSLPEVPSLVDVPCLSAQLDDCLLTILKNQIFRHGTVASRPPVQLEEFVEKPGGILVRWCKVDEDFSAQDYRLQFRKSPGSPFEDVYVGSEPEFLVLHMDPHVDYQFRVCARGDGRQEWSPWSVAQTGRTTLVPHEWTAGLEGYSLSSRRNIALRNDSQSCGVLYSKAPTYFCGQTLTFRIETVGQPDRRDSLGVCAEQRNGDESLQRDQAVCVSTNGAVFVNGKEMTNQLPAVTSGSTVTFDMEVVQFGPCSNEGGNFKLRVTISSNNREVVFDWVLDQCCGSLYFGCSFSYPGWKVLVF